In one Musa acuminata AAA Group cultivar baxijiao chromosome BXJ2-5, Cavendish_Baxijiao_AAA, whole genome shotgun sequence genomic region, the following are encoded:
- the LOC135612451 gene encoding large ribosomal subunit protein uL22z-like: protein MVKYSREPANPTKSAKAMGQDLRVHFKNTRETAHALRKLPLSKAKRYLEDVIAHKQAIPFRRFCGGVGRTAQAKGRHPNGQGRWPAKSAGFILDLLKNAESNAEVKGLDVDALYISHIQVNQAPKQRRRTYRAHGRINPYMSSPCHIELILSEKEESVKKEPETQIAPSKPKKGQALRSGASS, encoded by the exons ATG GTGAAGTATTCGAGAGAGCCCGCGAATCCTACCAAGT CTGCCAAGGCCATGGGCCAGGACTTGAGGGTTCACTTCAAG AATACACGCGAGACCGCCCATGCTCTTAGAAAGCTACCATTATCAAAGGCCAAAAGATATCTTGAAGATGTAATTGCTCACAAGCAGGCGATTCCTTTTCGAAGGTTCTGTGGAGGTGTTGGGCGTACAGCTCAAGCCAAGGGCCGTCACCCAAATGGGCAGGGACGTTGGCCTGCGAAATCAGCTGGTTTCATTTTGGATCTGCTTAAGAATGCAGAAAGTAATGCTGAG GTGAAAGGGCTGGATGTTGATGCTCTCTACATATCACACATCCAGGTGAACCAAGCTCCAAAGCAGAGACGTAGAACCTATCGTGCTCATGGACGAATCAACC CTTACATGTCCTCCCCATGTCATATTGAATTGATTCTGTCAGAGAAGGAAGAGTCAGTCAAGAAGGAG CCGGAGACCCAAATTGCTCCCAGCAAGCCCAAGAAAGGTCAAGCCCTTCGAAGTGGAGCCTCCTCTTAA